In Bradyrhizobium sp. CCBAU 051011, the following are encoded in one genomic region:
- the aqpZ gene encoding aquaporin Z has protein sequence MNTKKYTAEAIGTFWLTFAGCGSAVIAAGFPQVGIGLVGVSLAFGLSVVTMAYAIGHVSGCHLNPAVTVGLAAGGRFPTGQILPYVIAQVIGAVAAAALLYVIASSAPGFDLAKGFASNGYDAHSPGQYGMVACFITEVVMTMMFLFIIMGATHGKAPAGFAPLAIGLALVMIHLVSIPVTNTSVNPARSTGPALFVGGWALAQLWLFWVAPLIGGALGGVLYRWLSEEPVGIVEGVRTA, from the coding sequence ATGAATACCAAAAAATATACCGCTGAAGCGATCGGCACGTTCTGGCTCACTTTTGCGGGATGCGGCAGCGCGGTCATTGCCGCCGGCTTCCCGCAGGTCGGTATCGGCCTGGTCGGTGTGTCCCTGGCGTTCGGGCTGAGCGTCGTGACCATGGCCTATGCGATCGGACACGTTTCCGGTTGCCATCTCAATCCCGCCGTGACGGTCGGCCTTGCGGCTGGTGGCCGCTTTCCGACCGGTCAGATCCTGCCTTATGTCATCGCGCAGGTGATTGGCGCGGTCGCGGCCGCGGCGCTGCTCTATGTGATCGCAAGCAGTGCGCCTGGCTTCGATCTGGCCAAGGGCTTTGCCTCCAATGGCTATGACGCACATTCGCCCGGTCAGTACGGCATGGTGGCCTGCTTCATTACCGAGGTGGTGATGACCATGATGTTCCTGTTCATCATCATGGGCGCCACCCACGGCAAGGCGCCTGCGGGCTTTGCGCCGCTGGCGATTGGCCTTGCGCTGGTGATGATTCATCTCGTCAGCATTCCCGTCACCAACACGTCGGTGAACCCAGCGCGCAGCACGGGCCCAGCGCTGTTCGTCGGCGGCTGGGCGCTGGCGCAGCTCTGGCTGTTCTGGGTTGCACCGCTGATCGGCGGTGCGCTTGGTGGCGTGCTCTATCGCTGGCTCAGCGAGGAGCCGGTTGGCATCGTGGAAGGCGTAAGGACGGCCTGA
- a CDS encoding proton-translocating transhydrogenase family protein, whose amino-acid sequence MEHVAQVVDPFVFRLSIFVLAVFVGYFVVWSVTPALHTPLMSVTNAISSVIVVGALLAVGVPMISSGSGWARGFGFVALIFACVNIFGGFLVTQRMLAMYKKKAK is encoded by the coding sequence ATGGAGCACGTCGCTCAAGTAGTCGATCCCTTCGTATTCCGGCTGTCGATTTTCGTCCTCGCCGTCTTCGTCGGCTATTTCGTGGTCTGGTCGGTGACCCCGGCGCTGCATACGCCGCTGATGTCGGTGACGAACGCGATCTCCTCGGTGATCGTGGTCGGCGCGCTGCTAGCGGTCGGCGTGCCGATGATCTCGAGCGGCAGCGGCTGGGCGCGCGGCTTCGGCTTCGTCGCGCTGATCTTTGCCTGCGTGAATATCTTCGGCGGCTTCCTTGTCACCCAGCGCATGCTGGCGATGTACAAGAAGAAAGCCAAGTGA
- a CDS encoding helix-turn-helix domain-containing protein: MKRGKHQDVFAERLAGKAVPEVKQLRKLAGDWLKQRRADAELSQADLAARLGLKYYTFISQVENGFSRVPTEIMGAWANELGIEQAAFAKHLLMYYEPELHRLLFGAESK, from the coding sequence ATGAAACGAGGAAAACATCAAGACGTTTTCGCTGAACGGCTTGCCGGTAAGGCTGTGCCGGAAGTGAAGCAATTGCGGAAACTGGCTGGGGACTGGCTCAAGCAGCGACGGGCGGATGCCGAATTGTCGCAGGCGGATCTCGCTGCACGTCTTGGCCTGAAGTATTACACTTTCATCTCACAGGTCGAGAACGGCTTCAGCCGAGTTCCAACTGAAATCATGGGGGCATGGGCCAACGAATTAGGTATTGAACAAGCAGCCTTCGCGAAGCATCTATTAATGTACTACGAGCCGGAGTTGCACCGGCTGCTGTTCGGAGCGGAAAGCAAATGA
- a CDS encoding type II toxin-antitoxin system death-on-curing family toxin, with translation MHAEQLAIFGGPEGIRDHGLLESAVLRPVNQWNYGQKDMAALAAAYAFGLARNHAFVDGNKRIAFHAMMVFLRVNDIPFAPDPAHATAIILSLAAGEVSEESLTRWIRDNWPSE, from the coding sequence ATGCATGCCGAGCAACTGGCGATATTCGGCGGTCCGGAAGGCATTCGGGATCACGGCCTTCTCGAGTCGGCGGTTTTGCGGCCGGTCAACCAATGGAATTACGGACAGAAGGATATGGCTGCACTCGCTGCGGCCTATGCCTTTGGTCTCGCCCGTAACCATGCATTCGTGGACGGCAACAAGCGTATCGCGTTCCACGCCATGATGGTGTTCCTGCGCGTCAACGACATACCCTTTGCTCCTGATCCGGCACACGCAACGGCCATCATCCTCTCCCTCGCCGCGGGCGAGGTCAGCGAGGAAAGCCTGACCCGCTGGATCCGGGATAATTGGCCTTCCGAATGA
- the rpsU gene encoding 30S ribosomal protein S21 produces MQVLVRDNNVDQALKALKKKMQREGIFREMKLRGHYEKPSEKKAREKAEAVRRARKLARKKLQREGLLPMKPKPVFGAGPGGDRGGAGGRGGPGAGPRGPR; encoded by the coding sequence GTGCAGGTTCTCGTTCGCGATAACAATGTCGATCAAGCCCTCAAGGCGCTGAAGAAGAAGATGCAGCGTGAGGGTATCTTCCGCGAGATGAAGCTCCGCGGACACTACGAAAAGCCCTCCGAGAAGAAGGCCCGTGAAAAGGCCGAAGCCGTGCGCCGCGCGCGCAAGCTGGCCCGCAAGAAGCTGCAGCGCGAAGGCCTGCTGCCGATGAAGCCGAAGCCGGTGTTCGGCGCTGGTCCCGGTGGCGACCGTGGTGGCGCTGGCGGTCGTGGCGGCCCGGGTGCAGGTCCGCGCGGACCGCGCTGA
- a CDS encoding tetratricopeptide repeat protein has protein sequence MAVTDCNASSRASRLTAASVALLATVFALPLCGCSFDLGSWGSDKEKPQVLEQKPTGTISGQSVSDAQGHAARGQALAKAGKTDEAMAEFDRALALDPYNVPALYGRGLIYQGEKQHEQAIADFTAANGLTPQRVEPLLARATSYLAIDKAKEAASDLDEAVQTDPNSAQAWSARGVTYERLGDKAKAFASYGRALALRPKDEAARSGLARTGG, from the coding sequence ATGGCCGTTACGGATTGCAATGCCTCTTCCCGCGCCTCGCGCTTGACGGCCGCATCTGTCGCGCTGCTCGCAACTGTTTTTGCTCTTCCTCTCTGCGGCTGTTCGTTCGACCTGGGCTCATGGGGATCGGACAAGGAAAAGCCGCAGGTCCTCGAACAGAAGCCGACCGGCACCATCAGCGGACAAAGCGTCAGTGATGCCCAGGGTCACGCGGCGCGCGGCCAGGCGCTCGCCAAGGCCGGCAAGACCGATGAGGCGATGGCTGAATTCGACCGCGCGCTCGCACTCGATCCCTACAACGTGCCGGCCCTGTATGGACGCGGCCTGATCTATCAGGGCGAGAAGCAGCACGAGCAGGCGATCGCGGATTTCACTGCGGCCAATGGCTTGACGCCGCAGCGGGTCGAGCCGCTGCTGGCGCGTGCCACCAGCTACCTCGCGATCGACAAGGCCAAGGAAGCCGCTTCCGATCTCGACGAGGCGGTGCAGACCGATCCCAACAGCGCGCAAGCCTGGTCGGCCCGTGGCGTCACCTATGAGCGGCTCGGCGACAAGGCCAAGGCGTTCGCATCCTATGGCCGTGCGCTCGCGCTCCGGCCCAAGGACGAGGCCGCGCGAAGCGGGCTTGCGCGCACCGGCGGTTAG
- a CDS encoding aa3-type cytochrome c oxidase subunit IV — translation MADHNEVAYTTADGNDYVAHEQTYEGFIMLVKYGTAAVVIIVALMGYFLT, via the coding sequence ATGGCAGACCATAACGAAGTGGCCTACACGACCGCTGACGGCAACGACTATGTGGCCCATGAGCAGACCTATGAAGGTTTCATCATGCTGGTCAAATACGGCACCGCCGCCGTCGTGATCATCGTCGCCCTGATGGGCTACTTCCTGACCTGA
- a CDS encoding cupin domain-containing protein, with translation MLAAKSDVQVDTTEVRVTEWRLAPGSATGHHTHEMDYVIVPVTSGEMTIVAPNGERTKAQLGAGKSYFRKAGVEHDVLNETTSEIVFLEVELKP, from the coding sequence ATGCTCGCCGCCAAGTCCGATGTTCAGGTCGATACAACCGAAGTCCGCGTTACCGAATGGCGGCTGGCGCCGGGCAGCGCGACCGGCCATCACACCCACGAGATGGACTACGTGATCGTGCCGGTGACGTCGGGCGAGATGACCATTGTCGCGCCGAACGGCGAGCGGACCAAGGCGCAGCTCGGGGCCGGCAAATCCTATTTCCGGAAAGCCGGCGTCGAGCACGATGTGCTGAACGAGACGACAAGCGAGATCGTGTTTCTGGAGGTCGAGCTGAAGCCCTGA
- a CDS encoding Re/Si-specific NAD(P)(+) transhydrogenase subunit alpha, whose translation MKIAVAKEIDPSEPRVAASPDTVKKFKALGAEVAIEPGAGIKSGLPDSEFTAVGATVSADALKDADIIIKVKRPEASELSQYKRGALVIAIMDPYGNEAALKTIADAGVAAFAMELMPRITRAQVMDVLSSQANLAGYRAVIEAAESFGRAFPMMMTAAGTVPAAKVFVMGVGVAGLQAIATARRLGAVVTATDVRPATKEQVESLGAKFLAVEDEEFKNAQTAGGYAKEMSKEYQAKQAALTAEHVKKQDIVITTALIPGRPAPKLVSTDMVKSMKPGSVLVDLAVERGGNVEGAKAGEVVDVDGIKIVGYTNVAGRVAQSASSLYARNLFSFIETMVDKPNKALAVNWDDELVKATALTKDGAVVHPNFQPKA comes from the coding sequence ATGAAGATTGCCGTTGCCAAGGAAATCGATCCGTCCGAACCGCGGGTTGCCGCTTCCCCTGATACCGTGAAGAAGTTCAAGGCGCTCGGCGCCGAGGTCGCGATCGAGCCGGGCGCGGGCATCAAATCGGGCCTGCCGGATTCCGAATTCACCGCTGTTGGAGCCACCGTCAGCGCGGACGCGCTGAAGGACGCCGACATCATCATCAAGGTGAAGCGGCCGGAAGCCTCCGAGCTTTCGCAATACAAGCGCGGCGCGCTGGTCATCGCCATCATGGACCCTTACGGCAATGAAGCGGCGTTGAAGACGATCGCGGATGCCGGCGTCGCGGCATTTGCGATGGAATTGATGCCTCGCATTACGCGCGCACAAGTCATGGACGTGTTGTCCAGCCAAGCGAACCTCGCCGGCTATCGCGCGGTGATCGAGGCGGCCGAGTCCTTTGGCCGTGCGTTCCCGATGATGATGACCGCGGCCGGCACCGTTCCGGCGGCGAAAGTGTTCGTGATGGGCGTTGGCGTCGCCGGCCTGCAGGCGATTGCGACCGCACGCCGGCTCGGCGCCGTCGTCACCGCGACCGACGTGCGGCCGGCGACGAAAGAGCAGGTCGAGTCGCTCGGCGCCAAGTTCCTCGCGGTCGAGGACGAGGAGTTCAAGAACGCCCAGACCGCCGGCGGCTACGCCAAGGAAATGTCGAAAGAGTATCAGGCCAAGCAGGCCGCACTGACCGCCGAGCACGTCAAGAAACAGGACATCGTCATCACGACGGCCCTGATCCCTGGCCGCCCGGCGCCAAAGCTCGTCAGCACTGACATGGTGAAATCGATGAAGCCGGGCTCGGTGCTGGTCGACCTTGCCGTCGAGCGCGGCGGCAATGTCGAGGGGGCCAAGGCCGGCGAGGTCGTCGATGTCGATGGCATCAAGATCGTTGGCTACACCAACGTCGCCGGCCGTGTCGCGCAGTCGGCCTCCAGCCTTTATGCCCGCAACCTGTTCTCGTTCATCGAGACGATGGTCGATAAGCCGAACAAGGCACTCGCGGTCAACTGGGACGACGAGCTGGTGAAAGCCACTGCGTTGACCAAGGACGGCGCCGTCGTCCATCCGAACTTCCAGCCGAAAGCCTGA
- a CDS encoding alpha/beta hydrolase, which yields MTALKWLLIIVSAGYVSGLLALFFAQRAVLYPAPTSARTAPASAGFPEAEEHVLATADGERVIVWHVPARPGRPVVLYFHGNGDYLAGFFGRFRGLIADGIGIVALSYRGYAGSSGQPSEQGLLQDAAVAYGFTAKRYSTDRIVAWGFSLGTGVAVALAAEQPVGKLILESPYTSIVDVAASAFWFAPVRLLMRDRFHSDQRIGRIRVPLLVMHGALDPTIPVVFGERLFALANEPKRFVRLARGGHNDLDNFGAIEIARNFINLAKGSMQGRLHLPSPNRLGT from the coding sequence ATGACCGCGCTGAAATGGCTGCTGATCATCGTTTCGGCGGGTTATGTCTCTGGTCTGCTTGCGCTGTTCTTTGCGCAGCGCGCCGTTCTGTATCCCGCTCCGACGAGCGCGCGCACGGCACCTGCTTCGGCGGGTTTTCCCGAAGCTGAAGAACATGTCCTGGCCACGGCTGATGGTGAGAGGGTCATCGTCTGGCATGTTCCGGCGAGGCCCGGTCGTCCGGTCGTCCTCTATTTCCACGGCAATGGCGATTATCTCGCCGGTTTCTTCGGCCGCTTTCGCGGCCTGATTGCCGACGGGATCGGAATCGTCGCGCTGTCCTATCGCGGCTACGCCGGCTCCAGCGGGCAACCGAGCGAGCAGGGATTGCTGCAGGATGCCGCGGTCGCCTACGGCTTCACGGCGAAGCGATACAGCACGGACAGAATCGTCGCATGGGGATTTTCCCTCGGCACCGGCGTCGCCGTCGCGCTGGCGGCCGAACAGCCGGTCGGAAAGCTGATCCTGGAATCGCCCTATACGTCCATCGTGGACGTCGCCGCTTCGGCGTTCTGGTTTGCGCCGGTAAGGCTATTGATGCGGGATAGGTTTCACTCCGACCAGCGCATCGGCCGGATCCGGGTTCCGCTGCTCGTGATGCATGGCGCGCTCGATCCCACGATACCCGTTGTCTTTGGCGAACGGCTGTTTGCGCTGGCGAACGAGCCGAAACGGTTCGTCCGCCTCGCCCGCGGCGGTCATAACGATCTGGACAATTTCGGCGCGATTGAAATCGCGCGGAATTTCATCAACCTTGCGAAAGGGTCGATGCAGGGACGGTTGCATCTTCCATCCCCGAACCGGTTGGGAACTTGA
- a CDS encoding NAD(P)(+) transhydrogenase (Re/Si-specific) subunit beta, translating into MNANLAALLYLVAGVLFILSLRGLSSPATSRQGNLFGMIGMAIAIGTTLASHPPADGVAWVLVILGIAIGGAIGAVIARKVPMTSMPELVAAFHSLVGMAAVLVAAGAFYAPEAFDIGKPGAIHASSLVEMSLGVAIGALTFTGSVIAFLKLSARMSGAPIILPGRHIINIALALALVFFIFGLVRSGSAIDFWLITIIALVLGVLMIIPIGGADMPVVISMLNSYSGWAAAGIGFTLGNSALIITGALVGSSGAILSYIMCHAMNRSFISVILGGFGGETAAAGGGSGEQKPAKLGSADDAAFIMKNASKVIIVPGYGMAVAQAQHALREMADLLKKEGVEVKYAIHPVAGRMPGHMNVLLAEANVPYDEVFELEDINSEFAQADIAFVIGANDVTNPAAEEDKTSPIYGMPVLQVWKAGTVMFIKRSLASGYAGIDNPLFYRDNTMMLLGDAKKVTENIVKGM; encoded by the coding sequence ATGAACGCCAATCTGGCTGCATTGCTGTATCTCGTGGCGGGGGTGCTCTTCATCCTGTCGCTGCGCGGACTGTCCAGTCCCGCGACGTCACGCCAGGGCAACCTGTTCGGCATGATCGGCATGGCGATCGCGATCGGCACGACGCTCGCAAGCCATCCGCCGGCGGACGGCGTCGCCTGGGTGCTTGTGATCCTGGGCATCGCCATCGGCGGCGCGATCGGTGCCGTCATCGCGCGCAAGGTGCCGATGACGTCGATGCCTGAGCTGGTCGCCGCTTTCCACTCGCTGGTCGGTATGGCCGCGGTCCTGGTCGCCGCCGGCGCCTTCTACGCGCCCGAGGCCTTCGACATCGGCAAGCCCGGCGCCATCCACGCCTCGAGCCTGGTCGAGATGTCGCTTGGTGTTGCGATCGGCGCGCTGACCTTCACCGGCTCGGTGATCGCGTTCCTGAAGCTTTCCGCGCGCATGAGCGGTGCGCCGATCATCCTGCCCGGCCGCCACATCATCAACATTGCGCTGGCGCTTGCGCTGGTATTCTTCATTTTCGGCCTGGTGCGGTCCGGCAGCGCGATCGACTTCTGGCTGATCACCATCATCGCGCTGGTGCTCGGCGTGCTCATGATCATTCCGATCGGCGGCGCCGACATGCCGGTCGTGATCTCGATGCTGAACTCCTATTCGGGATGGGCCGCGGCCGGCATCGGCTTTACACTCGGCAATTCCGCGCTGATCATCACCGGCGCGCTGGTCGGCTCCTCGGGCGCGATCCTGTCCTACATCATGTGCCACGCGATGAACCGCTCGTTCATCTCGGTCATCCTAGGCGGCTTCGGCGGCGAGACCGCGGCCGCGGGCGGCGGCTCCGGCGAACAGAAGCCGGCAAAGCTCGGCTCGGCCGATGACGCCGCCTTCATCATGAAGAACGCATCGAAGGTCATCATCGTGCCCGGCTATGGCATGGCGGTGGCGCAGGCGCAGCACGCGCTGCGCGAAATGGCCGACCTCTTGAAGAAGGAAGGCGTCGAGGTGAAGTACGCGATTCACCCGGTCGCGGGCCGCATGCCCGGCCACATGAACGTGCTGCTGGCGGAAGCCAACGTGCCCTATGACGAGGTGTTCGAGCTCGAGGACATCAACTCCGAATTCGCCCAGGCCGACATCGCCTTCGTGATCGGCGCCAACGACGTCACCAATCCGGCCGCGGAAGAAGACAAGACCTCGCCGATCTACGGCATGCCGGTGCTGCAGGTCTGGAAGGCCGGCACCGTGATGTTCATCAAGCGCTCGCTGGCGTCGGGTTATGCCGGCATCGACAATCCGCTGTTCTATCGCGACAACACCATGATGCTCCTTGGTGACGCCAAGAAGGTCACCGAGAATATCGTCAAGGGGATGTGA
- a CDS encoding AbrB/MazE/SpoVT family DNA-binding domain-containing protein gives MEEASREYKLEDTALQIRKIGNSVGVILPKELLARLNLKEGDKFYPVEQPDGSLRLSPFNPKHARTMEIARQVMHEYRDTFAALAK, from the coding sequence ATGGAGGAGGCCTCTCGCGAATACAAGCTGGAGGACACTGCCCTTCAAATTCGGAAGATTGGCAATTCGGTTGGTGTGATCCTGCCGAAAGAGCTTCTTGCCCGGCTCAATCTCAAGGAGGGGGATAAGTTCTACCCGGTCGAACAACCGGACGGCAGTCTGCGGCTTTCGCCATTCAACCCAAAGCACGCACGGACCATGGAAATCGCCCGCCAGGTCATGCACGAATATCGCGATACGTTTGCCGCGCTTGCAAAATGA
- a CDS encoding intradiol ring-cleavage dioxygenase, whose product MIDTPTRRAVLGAGVFAAGSLLMIDGSVAQAPLVPTPECRDGDDATVAQTEGPYFKPSSPERTELFEEGMAGQPIELVGFVLTRACKPLAGALLDFWQADDKGRYDNSGFRLRGHQFSDAEGRYKLRSVVPGAYVGRTRHIHVKVQPRGGRVLTTQLYFPGEPKNRSDGLFRKDLQIRTAKNAGWLAGRFDFVLG is encoded by the coding sequence ATGATCGACACCCCGACGCGGCGTGCGGTGCTAGGAGCGGGCGTCTTCGCAGCCGGTTCGCTGCTCATGATCGATGGCAGCGTGGCTCAGGCCCCGCTTGTTCCGACGCCCGAATGCCGCGACGGCGACGACGCCACAGTGGCGCAAACCGAAGGACCATACTTCAAGCCATCGTCGCCTGAGCGAACCGAGCTGTTCGAAGAGGGCATGGCGGGGCAGCCGATCGAACTAGTCGGCTTCGTGCTCACCCGCGCCTGCAAACCGCTCGCTGGAGCCTTGCTGGATTTCTGGCAGGCGGATGACAAGGGCCGCTACGACAATTCCGGCTTCCGTCTGCGCGGCCACCAGTTCTCCGATGCGGAAGGGCGCTACAAGTTGCGCAGCGTCGTGCCCGGCGCCTATGTCGGCCGCACCCGCCATATCCACGTGAAGGTGCAGCCGCGCGGCGGCCGTGTGCTGACCACCCAGCTCTATTTCCCCGGCGAGCCGAAAAACCGCTCCGACGGCCTGTTCCGCAAGGACTTGCAGATACGCACAGCCAAGAACGCGGGGTGGCTGGCCGGACGTTTCGACTTCGTGCTCGGGTAG
- a CDS encoding M3 family oligoendopeptidase: MSAKSATSRARKTPRKSAIGKAAGAAKATATKSKTGRLPEWNLADLYSGIDAPEIAHDLQKMDADCVAFETDYKGKLAEGVAKDDGGSWLAAAVRRYEAIDDLAGRLGSYAGLVHAGDSVDPAISKFYGDVSERLTAASLHLLFFALELNRVDDAAIERAMQTPELGYYRPWIEDLRKDKPYQLEDRVEQLFHEKSQSGYAAWNRLFDQTISGLRFKVGTKELAIEPTLSLLQDRAPEKRKAAGQALAKTFKDNERTFALITNTLAKDKEISDRWRGFKDVADSRHLNNRVERDVVDALVASVRAAYPRLSHRYYKLKAGWFKKKKLAHWDRNAPLPFAATGTIAWPEAQKMVLTAYRGFSAEMAAIAERFFTDRWIDAPVRPGKAPGAFSHPTTPSAHPYVLMNYQGKPRDVMTLAHELGHGVHQVLAAKNGALMAPTPLTLAETASVFGEMLTFKRLLSQTGNVKQRQALLAGKVEDMINTVVRQIAFYSFERAVHTERKDGELTAERIGQIWLSVQGESLGPAIDIRPGYENFWMYIPHFIHSPFYVYAYAFGDCLVNSLYAVYENATEGFAERYLAMLAAGGTKHYSELLKPFGLDAKDPKFWDGGLSVIAGMIDELEEMG; encoded by the coding sequence ATGAGCGCAAAATCTGCGACATCCCGGGCGCGCAAGACGCCCCGCAAATCGGCAATCGGCAAGGCGGCCGGAGCCGCCAAGGCGACAGCGACCAAATCAAAGACCGGGCGGTTGCCGGAATGGAATTTGGCCGATCTCTATTCCGGCATCGACGCCCCCGAAATCGCGCACGATCTGCAAAAGATGGACGCGGACTGCGTTGCGTTCGAGACGGATTACAAAGGCAAGCTGGCGGAAGGCGTCGCCAAGGATGACGGCGGAAGCTGGCTCGCCGCAGCCGTCAGACGCTACGAGGCGATCGACGACCTTGCCGGCCGGCTTGGCTCCTATGCCGGCCTCGTTCATGCCGGCGACAGCGTCGATCCCGCGATCTCCAAATTTTATGGCGACGTCTCCGAGCGGCTGACCGCGGCCTCGCTGCATTTGCTGTTCTTCGCGCTTGAACTTAACCGCGTCGACGATGCCGCAATCGAGCGCGCGATGCAGACGCCGGAGCTTGGGTACTACCGTCCCTGGATCGAGGATCTGCGCAAGGACAAGCCGTATCAGCTCGAAGATCGCGTCGAGCAGTTGTTTCATGAAAAATCCCAGAGCGGCTATGCCGCCTGGAATCGGCTGTTCGACCAGACCATCTCCGGCCTGCGCTTCAAGGTCGGGACCAAGGAGCTTGCGATCGAGCCGACGCTCAGTCTGTTGCAGGACCGCGCACCGGAAAAGCGCAAGGCTGCGGGCCAGGCGCTGGCCAAGACCTTCAAGGACAATGAACGTACCTTTGCGCTCATCACCAACACGCTCGCCAAGGACAAGGAAATTTCCGATCGCTGGCGCGGCTTCAAGGACGTTGCGGATTCGCGCCATCTGAACAACCGCGTCGAGCGCGACGTCGTCGATGCCCTGGTCGCTTCGGTGCGCGCGGCGTATCCGCGGCTGTCGCACCGCTACTACAAGCTGAAAGCCGGCTGGTTCAAAAAGAAGAAGCTCGCGCATTGGGATCGCAACGCGCCGCTACCGTTTGCGGCGACCGGCACCATCGCCTGGCCCGAGGCGCAGAAGATGGTGCTGACGGCGTATCGCGGCTTCTCCGCCGAAATGGCCGCGATCGCGGAACGCTTCTTCACCGATCGCTGGATCGATGCGCCGGTGCGCCCGGGCAAGGCACCGGGCGCGTTCTCGCACCCGACCACACCCTCGGCGCATCCCTATGTGCTGATGAACTACCAGGGCAAGCCGCGCGACGTGATGACGTTGGCGCATGAGCTCGGCCATGGCGTGCACCAGGTGCTGGCGGCGAAGAACGGCGCGCTGATGGCGCCGACGCCGCTGACGCTAGCCGAGACCGCGAGCGTGTTTGGCGAGATGCTGACCTTCAAGCGCCTGTTGTCGCAGACCGGCAACGTCAAACAGCGCCAGGCGCTATTGGCCGGCAAGGTCGAGGACATGATCAACACCGTGGTGCGGCAGATCGCGTTCTATTCGTTTGAGCGTGCCGTGCACACCGAGCGCAAGGATGGCGAACTGACCGCCGAGCGCATAGGCCAGATCTGGCTCAGCGTGCAAGGCGAGAGCCTCGGGCCGGCCATCGACATCCGCCCCGGCTACGAAAACTTCTGGATGTACATTCCGCACTTCATCCATTCGCCGTTCTATGTCTACGCCTATGCGTTCGGCGATTGCCTGGTGAACTCGCTCTATGCGGTCTACGAGAACGCCACAGAAGGCTTCGCCGAGCGCTATCTCGCCATGCTCGCGGCCGGCGGCACCAAGCACTACTCCGAACTGCTCAAGCCGTTCGGGCTCGACGCCAAGGATCCCAAATTCTGGGACGGCGGGCTGTCGGTCATTGCCGGCATGATCGACGAGTTGGAAGAGATGGGCTGA
- a CDS encoding calcium:proton antiporter: MSAHGRMPQSAWIFPALAMLLFAVASGLGLTFTPSVGGLVFAVVLLSILFGTVFAAVHHAEVIAERIGEPYGTLLLTLAVTIIEVALIATIMLGEKPQPALARDTVFAVVMIVCNGLVGLCIFIGGLRYREQDFQVSGANLYLSVLFVLATITLIMPNYTLTTPGPIYSSVQLGFVDLVTLMLYGVFLYTQTIRHSDYFIKGGAGAATETSSLSNRMLALSIALLLVSLLAVVLLAKKFSLVVDVVTAMIGAPPAFAGVLVAVLILLPEGVTAIAAARNNDLQKSINLALGSSLATIGLTIPAVGVATYVLDKELVLGLNSQGMVLLLLTFFLSMLTFGTGRTNILFGLVHMVVFAVYLFMVFVP, from the coding sequence ATGAGTGCACACGGACGAATGCCGCAATCGGCGTGGATATTCCCCGCGCTGGCGATGCTGCTGTTCGCCGTGGCCTCCGGTCTCGGGCTCACTTTCACGCCGTCCGTTGGTGGTCTTGTATTCGCGGTGGTACTGCTGTCGATCCTGTTCGGCACCGTGTTCGCCGCCGTGCACCATGCCGAGGTGATCGCCGAGAGAATTGGCGAGCCCTACGGCACCCTGCTGTTGACGCTTGCGGTCACCATCATCGAAGTCGCGCTGATCGCCACCATCATGCTCGGCGAAAAGCCGCAGCCCGCGTTGGCGCGAGACACCGTGTTTGCCGTGGTGATGATCGTGTGCAACGGCCTCGTCGGCCTCTGTATCTTCATTGGCGGCCTGCGCTACCGCGAGCAGGATTTTCAGGTCTCGGGCGCGAACCTCTATCTCAGCGTGCTGTTCGTGCTGGCTACGATTACGCTGATCATGCCCAATTATACGCTGACAACACCGGGGCCGATCTATTCGTCGGTGCAGCTTGGCTTTGTGGACCTGGTCACGCTCATGCTCTACGGCGTGTTCCTTTATACCCAGACGATCCGGCATAGTGATTACTTCATCAAGGGAGGCGCCGGTGCTGCCACCGAAACGTCATCCCTGTCGAACCGGATGCTGGCGCTCAGCATCGCGCTGCTGCTTGTCTCCTTGCTTGCGGTGGTGCTTCTGGCGAAGAAATTTTCGCTCGTGGTCGATGTCGTGACCGCGATGATCGGCGCTCCACCGGCGTTTGCCGGCGTGCTGGTCGCGGTCCTGATTCTGCTCCCGGAGGGGGTCACCGCCATTGCAGCTGCGCGCAACAATGATCTGCAGAAGAGCATCAATCTTGCGCTCGGATCGTCGCTGGCGACGATCGGGCTGACCATTCCAGCGGTCGGCGTGGCCACCTATGTGCTCGACAAGGAACTCGTGCTCGGGCTCAACAGTCAGGGCATGGTGTTGCTGCTCCTCACGTTTTTCCTGAGCATGCTCACCTTCGGCACCGGCCGAACCAACATCCTGTTCGGGCTGGTGCATATGGTGGTGTTTGCCGTGTACCTGTTCATGGTATTCGTGCCGTAA